TGCCTGTTTCTATATTTAGAATACAGATATTGTGAAATATAAAGAGATTTAGAGCTTTTTGAACACAAATTTGTTCTACTATCTGGATTGGATGTCATATAGTTGGCCTCTAGCTTGTACTACGTAGAAGCGGTGAAGGGCTTGCATTGAATCGATGGCATGAAGGAATATGGGATTGGATGGAAGTCCCGGTCCTCTTTCTGGAATGGACATGAATAGACGACAATAGTGCTACGGTATCTGAAATCATACTCATGCGCAGATGATAAATGTATACTATATCAATGGACTAAAGTCATAACCCTATTGCTTTTCCCTTGCTGGGCAAACAAAAGTCGTCAATGACGATAACACCAGGCTTACAGCTTACTATAGTATTGCTTAGCACAAGCAGTGATATCCTAATGATCCTGTACGGCGGCAGAATGCAGTAGCAGGAACAAAGTTGGGAtgtataataataaataagaCTCCACTTTTCGAAACTGGGTTAAGTATGGCCTCTACCAATAGGCTCCAAGGGAGAATTAGGGTTAATATGCGGTGATTAATCTCTATATGATTAACTTGTAATCTAACATGTTGTACGAGCCGTAGAACGATATTTCATTAGCTCTCAGCCGGAATCCGGCTTCAGCCAAGATCTCGGTGATTTAGCCACTAGCTGATATTCTTTGCAGGACACAGGGTTGGGTAAAATGGCCTGGACTTTACATAGTTAATGCAAGAAGTAGTGAGAATCTTGTTAACCCTAATCCACACCCATTAAGCTGCCCGAGTTCTGGGACGAAGTGCTCTGGGGCACCATACTAGATGGAAGCCGCTTGGAACCTTCACCAGGGATGCCGGATCTATAAATTCTGTGGAATACTTTTTACTGTTCCGACCATGATAACTTAGCCTTGACTCATGTGAGTTTACCACTGTTTCTCCACATTTCCTCGAAGCCGCAGGATAGTACAAATGGCTTAGTGGGGATCGTCATTGAACGCTTTGGTTTCTGAGCCGATACTTTTCTCTGCGGAAGAGTGACCGATTCCTCTCCAGGGATTGCATGCGCGGCGTATCACCATAACTAGAACCGTCAAGACTACAGTCTGCTCGCCCATCTCTTTATAGCCGGTCACCTCATCGAATGTTCCACATATGTGACGGGCGGCAACTTTTCCGGCTTCAAATCTCTACCTGACCCTAGTATTGATTTTAGATTTCCAGTCGTTGACATAGCTCCGAAGGACATTTCACTGTAACTttgtagaaaggaaaagacgagATTGTAACGGAGGGAACTTACAAGGCACAGCTCCTGTACAAGATTCAGGGTCCAATATACTACAATCCTGATGTCGTCGCCATTCTCGATGATCATCAAGGATAAAGGCTTTAATCGGGTGTACGTTCTCTTATATCATCAACCTTTGCATGGCTTCAGTAATGGCTGGCATCTCTTTAAAGCCACTTCTAACAGCCAAAATCGGGTGGTCATCAAGCAGAGGTTCATTATTTCCTTTGCGGCTTGGATATAGCGGGAAAAGCCAAGCTTCTCGAGAATCAAATACGGCATCTTCTCGACGAATCTAAATACCAGACGCTGGTGTTCCGAACGACTGGATCATGTCCCTCCAACCCTTCGAGTCAAGACGCAGCTACAGttgatgtatgtatcttcGCTCAATCCCGCGACGAGGAGGCGCTCAGCGTATCAAATTTTCTTCGTCCATGTATAGATACGATTATGCAAAGCTACCCCGGAGCAACGTTTGCCGTGGACAGCCGTCAAGCTTTGCAAAACCGTACTACGAGTATTTCGTCTCCATTTTCCCTCAGGAACGGATTCGGCACATTAGCCACATCCCATTCAGAGACACAAGCGTCTCAATCGATCCACTAGTCGACACGACTCCATTTTTCTATGAATAGCTTTCTTATGAGACAGCGGCTCCGTTTGACTTAGGTGTCCTTGCCCATACCATTCGCTGTCCCCTGGGATATGTGGTACATGCTAGATCTGGCGATAAGGGATCGGACACTAACGGGGGATTCTTTGTTCGTCATGCCGACAAATGGAATTGGCTGCGAAACTTGCTAAGCACGGATGAAATCAGAGAACTATTAGGACAAGATGACACCGACAAAAAAATCTTCCGTTTCGAGTTGCCCAACATTTGGGGTGAGTACCAAGACGTCGAAACTAAAATTCAAGGTGAACCGGGCCGCTTGGCCTAACTAACATATTCTGATTTACACAGttgtttatttcttgctGAAGGACCATCTAGACCGTGGTATGTCATCGAGTTCGTATTACGATGTTTTGGGCAAAAATGTTGCCGAGTTCCTCAGATGCAGATACGTCGATATTCCCGATAAATTCCTCGCT
The sequence above is a segment of the Aspergillus oryzae RIB40 DNA, chromosome 3 genome. Coding sequences within it:
- a CDS encoding uncharacterized protein (predicted protein) — its product is MEAAWNLHQGCRIYKFSLTHDSTNGLVGINRQDYSLLAHLFIAGHLIECSTYVTGGNFSGFKSLPDPSIDFRFPVKGKDEIVTEGTYKAQLLYKIQGPIYYNPDVPKSGGHQAEVHYFLCGLDIAGKAKLLENQIRHLLDESKYQTLVFRTTGSCPSNPSSQDAATVDVCIFAQSRDEEALSVSNFLRPCIDTIMQSYPGATFAKPYYEYFVSIFPQERIRHISHIPFRDTSLSYETAAPFDLGVLAHTIRCPLGYVVHARSGDKGSDTNGGFFVRHADKWNWLRNLLSTDEIRELLGQDDTDKKIFRFELPNIWVVYFLLKDHLDRGMSSSSYYDVLGKNVAEFLRCRYVDIPDKFLARGRI